CCCCGGGCTCTGAGAGCCGAAGACCAaaatctgtctctcaacctGCCGTTCCGACAGTAGACGGCTATGCGTATTCCACACTAGCGAGGAATTTCCAGCGTGACTCGCCGTATCCCAATCTTAGTCATGTCTCTGGCAATTGTCTGTCACAGGGGACACTGCAGAGCCTAGAGCAGTCATCTGTTATAAATTTGTTGCCTCCATCTGCGATTGAGGATAACCAGAATTATGAATTCTCAGAAAGCACTTTGGCTCGTGCTGAGAGAGCACTTAATCATTTTGATTTATTTCATGAGTATATGCGGCTACTACCCTCATTACCACCTCTTCGAGATGCAGCCACGGAGTCTAAACCACGGAAACTCTACCGAGGCTATAACCCGCTCCAAGTGATTCGCAACCGGAAAGTCAGATATCGTGAGAAATGCTCCATCAATGCAGCCGCAGAAGGATGGCATGACGTTGAAAGAGTTCACCAATGGATCAACGAGGTCGAGCAAAAATACAACCAAAGAGTGTACGACCAATTAAATTGCTTAAAGCTGCCACCATTCCAAGAAGGTCATCGTTACGTCTCTATTGGGGAACACGAAGATGTGGATATGATGCCTACCTCTCCGGGGTCAAGCTTGCGGCGAGTCAGCCGAACCAGCAGCATGAAGGCCCGCCGACCACGTATTGATTGGAAAATCTCGCCAGCAGAGCTTCTGGCCGATGCTGCCTGGCTGGAATGTAGTACCAACAAGACGAAGGTGGTTGACAAGGATGGCCGTAAACTATATCCTGACCCCTCAGAATTAGTGATCATGGACACAAGCGATGACTTCAGGGTTCATAAGCAGCAGCACCTTTCGGTTGAAGTGGGAGATCCTAGAGAGGCACATTCGTCACCGCGCACTTCTTCATCCGGTTCTCACCCTGCCTTGGCGCAAGAATTCAAGAGCGTGGGTCGTGGGCGGCACAGGCACAGATTTCGAAGTCATTCGCACAGCTTACGCAGCCGTAGTGCTTCTAGCAAACGAAAGGCGTCACGATGGGATCATGTCAAAGTACGTTCGGGCAGCGTCTCGAGTTCTTCAAGCTCAGATACGCGTCCTTCAGTCGATGAAAAGCATCGCATGTCTCGGGAGAACATCCGCGACCATGTACAAAGATTCGTCGATCATGCACACTCGGGATCTCGTACATCCCGCGCCAGATCACCGGCTGTTCGCAACGCTGACGTGGATCGGGGAAGGACTCCACAGCCAACGGAGCCGTTGTCGGTCAACACGAAGCAAGCTCGCAGGCACAGAAAAGGTTCCTTCTCGTCAGCAGGCAGCCTTGATGACCGGCACGATCCTGTTATGTCCTTGGAAGGTATGTATAGCACTGCACCCAACTCTCCCGCTCGCGTTGGCTACTTCCCGAGTATAGCAGTGAATCTGTCACCCCCATCAAGTCGGTCTCCCTCGCCCGCAAAGAAGGGTCTCCGTCATAAGATTGCTTCACGCCACGACCGCAGCAAGAGCAAACAAGCAGATCGAGAGCGAGAGCAAGAATTTGAACTGCCGGAACTAGAGGCTTTGCGTCAGCGAAATTTGAGGCCGTCTGCGTGGACAGAGGGTGTCTACAAACTCGACCCGAGTCCTCTTCCTGACGTTGTGTCGTCATCTTACAATGATGATCAAGGCACGCAGGACGGCAATCGGGTAGATGGGCATCGGTCCCGTAAAGGATCCCATCTGCCCGAATCAAAGCTACGAGGAATATTCAAGGGGCCAGGCCGGATAGCGGAGATCGTGGGCAATGAGGTCTCAAAGGTCGGAGACCTCATCCTGAAGAAAGACGCAGATCCTGAATCTCGGAAATCCTCGTCCGCTACCACTTTTGCATCGGATGATAGTGATTTTGATGATGAACCTAGGGGCGATAAGAAGTCTGGCTCCAAAGGCCTTCTAAGGCGCCTGCCAACATTCACAGATGAGCCTGGACGATTGACTCGCAGAAACTCCCAGAAGAACTCATCGCGAAGCTTTATTCCCTCTCTGCCGACCTTCACATCACCCCTGCGGCAAGATGACCCAAGCAAAGCAGCAGAGGTGACCGATTTTGGCAGTCCTGGCGAACGAGTTTCCCCTTCACGAAATCTTGATGCCCGTGATTCTCCTAAGAGGTTCTCGCTGCCACGCAGCAGAACGCTTGATTTCAACGCTTCTCTGCATACGGGACGGACAAATCGCCCCGAGATTAAAGACCCTTCCATCCCTTTCAGCTTAACGCGACCCCCTGTCACTGGGCTCGCCAACGCTCGAGCATCACCTGGGCTTTCACCGGAAGGAAGACGCTCAGGGCTTTCAGGTGCTAGTCGCACCTGGAGCATTTCTGGACGCAGTATCCACTCCATGCCCGACACCGGCGTTCCTGGAAAATCAGAAGTCGAGCGTACACGAGCTCTTCTATTGTCATCGGGGATCAAGGCCCGGGAGATCACTCGCCGAGCGCACACCCCCCGTGCACCAGTTCCTCACTGGCTTCAAAGCTCCATGGGCCCTGGTGCTTCTGTCCCACGAGTGACGCGGGCCGGTGAGTTCGATTTCGCTGCCCAATGCCTTATCCGGCGTTTCGAGCACACCCAACACTCGTTCCAACAATCCATGCATCATTTCTCAACCTCCACCTCGTCTCCTCTCCGATCCCAGCTGAAGAGCCTGGAAAATTCGGTCAATCATTCCCTGGCTCCTCGCGTCCGAACCGCGGCGAATGACGCCGAGGACCTGTGTGTCCAGCTCAACACCACTAGCACACTCGCTGTCAAGCAGCTGAGTGATGCGCTTGACAAAGGCCTTCGTAAGCGTCGCCGTCGATTGCGGTGGATTCGCCGCGCTGGGTTCATGGTTTTGGAATGGGCTCTTGTTGCTATGCTTTGGTGGGTGTGGCTGGTTGTCATGGCTTTCAAGGTTGTACGTGGTGTCTTCCGTGGTGCTTTCACTGGTATCCGATGGGTCTTGTGGCTTTGATTACAGGGAGCATGTGGAGATTTCTTCATTGTTCTTCCGTGcatttttggggggggcTTTTCGTTTTTTACGATATTGGTTTTAACCCCATCGCCCCTGTTGGCGTGCTATattaccccccccccccagtgACCTTGCTTATGCCCGCTGTCTTCTGTTCTTATCCACCCTGTATTATTTAATGGAGCGTTGCACCTCTTTCAAACTATTCCCACAACATTTTGTCTTTATCTTTTGTACATAATTCAGCTATCTCTTCTCCGTTCCAATACGTAGGCAATTCTGGTGCTGCAGGACTATGTGCTGTAGCACCGTCGCAGTACCAAATTTTGTAGCATAATCCCGCTAAggatcaatcaatcaatcaaagttcaactAACCTATTCcagtctaactagttgcgtatgactcTGTAGGCGCTTCTTCCTTCCAAAGCGACAACTCGAGTTCACAACGCCGATTCGAGATCATCTTTTTTAGATCCCGAAGAGAATATTGATACTGATCTTAAAGAGTGTGGAATCAGCCTATTCCTATAACCTATCTAAGAGATTCGCTCTGGACTGCGATCCTATAACATATTTCACCAGTGAGTGGGCCACcttgttacgcactgccaaactggtcacagttatgttagaagctttcctgattatacttgcctgtgctgatcctccaacgtcaacgatctgcctctcaaccgagctgttgctgcgcacagtcttattccagcctaagtccttttgagggtatcgaggaacgatgccaggtagagcgccgagtagatgttggatgcctcaggcatcacatgtaggatagaccaactagatagtcttccttccactctcaccttctctctctccccgtccatccaattgaatactgttttacctgcatacatactatcattgtatttgcatcaggttatgagcctcttctgctagctggaccactagcaactcttttctctgaagccattttcaactggagacttttgacgatctgaccccactgtggacccacctctgtgtgtgacacaacattcagatccagccaataacatctaggaaatccttcgagccccgccggcaaaagctccgtttagctttaacatccaatcatggccgacaccgagacggacaacgagggggacaccaaccctcacccgcttgatgcatcgaccaacccattggaaccccagatcccgtcctttaccaatccgatccaattcacacaggatgacagtgatagtgaagatgaggacaacacaccgccccatcagggacatggtcttccagcgattgcaatgaccaaaatccagaaagttcggacactggaacacaatgacactgatccaagtggttggaaacaggcactggcttaccagctgatcccatatgcattggaatggttgttagacagcaacattcccagacctcacaagtcgcatacttcattcggaagatggaagtactggtctcgcttggttgctagctggatgtacaaccagatcgacgtcaccctacagaacaaactacgcaacctgtccaagatgcctaaatatgccgatcaactgtatgacgaactcatgtcaatgacacaaggaagtgatcggatgcagacagcgtttatcgagatgcggaagttcgacaagatgaaacgatcggactacaactcggcaagcgagtacattgaggaataccagcgacagtaccacgtgctagctagattcaaagcagcaccacacccatcacacggcttatcacaagttcttcaaaacattgaactggaagtcatgaaagtacagttcattagggaggaagttgcaagtctggagcctaagaaactcaccctcgacaaggtggaggagtactggagagcacttcaagcagcagctgacatggaaggtgtcgctaatgctacttacaacaacaatgccggccgaggccgaggcaatggaagaggtggtcgtggaggaaaccgaggtggccgaggtggtcaaaacaacaacggtcacaatgacgacaacacccaatccaacaaagataccaatgccgtcgaggatgatacagctactgctaaaaagaagaagaagaagggtcttcgcaagcagcctgccgatggcaaagacattcatgaatacgcaaatgagatgcgtaatggcacacaaaaggatgacaacaacatgtgctcattctgtggctttggaccacacactgcgaagagatgtgcctatctcagtgagaaccctccagtttcgtgggaaccgtccggcaacctctgggcctattcaaaggcaatccacagagcccaacgtcaagatggacaaaacaatatggttgttgcagctgccaattctgttgataggaggaacgattggttgcttgacactggatctgacaagacattgacgcatgacatcgaagactttcacacataccaactggatcatcctgacactgcctatgcgtacaaagactactctggcaatagagttgtcacgctaggtcatggtcaaatcattgtgagaactgctctgccagggagaaatggtaagacgcactcgtttatgacaactggttactatactcaaggaggacacggcaagctattaggcatgcaaaagcttcttgaagagcaagacatctcttatgacacacgtactaagtatctcacaaatggtgagggtgacattgtggggtatggagatacatcaactggtgtcccgtaccttgtcagtccaaaagacgacgatgaccccaatgaggtcaaatctgacatagattccgattctgatgatgaagaaattggattcgtgaacaaagtgactgcgtacgagatccaccgacgtctcggacatgctggaaaagcacgaattgcctccacattacaacatgctgaacagctaggtgatgatgaacaatacggcacggagcatttcgactgtgatgcctgtttccaaggtaaatcaaagctcaaaatttctcgtcaaccacaggcaagggtgcaggatgtggcatggaaattccacgtagatacacaaccaatgaagcctaccggaccaaatggagagaactactggttgccagtcgtcgacgatgcatctcgactgatcgagggaatcatgttgaagaacaaaagtgatgcctactataagcttactgcgttctgtgagaagatcaaattgctcactggcagatacccaggcatctggcgaatggatggtggcacagagttcaaagagttcatcaaatggggtgagaagcatggtatgactttcgagatcacaccaccatacactgctgaaccaaatggcactgtggagcgcttcggtggacatatcaacgacatccagagaacgatgattattgatgcaaagatgacggaagagatgtggccatatgcgacagacacagccatctacatctacaacagactgatcaatccgaaaatcaagatctcgccgctaacacattggcgtcaagagctcgagattccaaacgcagagccttctttgaagcaccttaaaccatggggaacaactgcatacgttcatattccgaagcctaagaggattcaggctaggaaagcagcacccagagcatggaaaggaaagctcgttggttatgagggggacggtggtcatgtttacaaagtatgggatccagctactaggaaactagtggtatctcgtgatgttggctttccacaacccggagatgacgataacgatgatacgggatcaatgctagtcaacggagtacctacCGATCCAAAGGACCCAGGTGGAGATAACGATGTCGTCGGATTCATGCCTGTCTCACTAACACAAGACGatgagatctcgaagccagagATTAAACAACGACAGATGGTACGTACGCTACCGGTACAGACGCCTACACGATTGACTGTACAGGCACCTGTCACGCCGTCTAcaattcatcttccaacaatCTATGGTAGTGCATCTACAATGCCTGAGACACCACAGAAGACAATTGTTCCACCAATGAGACAACGCAAACTCTTTCAAAGTTTTCTTCCTACTGTGGGGGAGGAGCCTATGATGACAGGCGCAAGAATTACTGAGATTACGAACCCTCCTACAGAGAACGTTCCAGATGtcattaaacagaagaaagaagacctTGGGAGGAGACTTCAACAGCTGTCTACCCAAGTATCTCAGTTAGCTGAGAGCATGGACGATGTTCGTCGAGATGCTGACAAcattgagagatctgctaGTAAGGAATCAGATGACTTGACTCCTTCTccagagagacagagagcagTTTACGAATACCCGTTCTCGTCTCCAATTCAACAAGCTAGTGTGTCACCTAGTCGTGAAATCATCTCAATTCAATCGTCACCAGACCCTATCTCTCAAGACCCAGCTACACCggctccaccaccaccccgaCGATCGAGACGAGCGAATATCGGAATCGCACCCGACCGATACCACGATCCGGAGCAGAAGCACCTCGCCGTCGAGTACGAGAAGCGAGACCGAGACATTCAACGCACAGCCAAGAGGGCAAAAGCGAAGGAATCAGGCGGTAATAACTTGACGGAGGGTGATGGACAGGGGTCTGCGGGACCTAGTGCGATGTCAGCAACAGCTGATATGACAATGGATAAAGCCGAAATGTCAAAGGTTGACATTGACGAGCCATTTCTTTACAATGGGAAGCCATTATACGCAAAGGACGTTGATCTACCATCTACGTACAAGCAAGCACAGAAGAGCCCTTTCTGGCCTCAATGGCTTGATGCTATGCAGAGACAACTGGGTGATCTCGTGGCTAAAAACACATGGAGCCTGATTCTTAAGCCACCAAAGGCTAAGATTCTGCCAGGTCAATGGCGATTCACTGTCAAATCCAACACCAGAGATGAAGTTTACGAATTCAAAGCACGATGGGTCGTGTGTGGCAACTTCCAGGACAAGAATGATGGAGAAACGTATGCCCCTGTTGTCGCCGAATGCATGATCAAAATCGTTTTTACACTGATTGCAGTGTATGGTCTTAGATGGAGACAGGTTGATTTCACTGCCGCATATCTCAATGCTTCACGTGAAGACGTGGAGACAGTCTATATGAGACAACCGACAGGCTTCGAGTATGCAGACGCCGAAGGTGACAAGAACCAATGGGTATGCACGCTTAATCAAGCGCTCTTTGGACTGCGAGACTCTGCTTTCTTATGGAACGAAGAGATGGATTGCAAACTACGTCAGATTGGTTTCCATCCGTTGGATGATGACCCCTGTGTTTAtgtcaaaggcaaaggcaCTGAGTTGACCATTATGATGATTCATGTCGatgattttatcattgcagcaCCTACAGACGAAGATATCGA
The nucleotide sequence above comes from Penicillium digitatum chromosome 1, complete sequence. Encoded proteins:
- a CDS encoding uncharacterized protein (putative transposable element), coding for MADTETDNEGDTNPHPLDASTNPLEPQIPSFTNPIQFTQDDSDSEDEDNTPPHQGHGLPAIAMTKIQKVRTLEHNDTDPSGWKQALAYQLIPYALEWLLDSNIPRPHKSHTSFGRWKYWSRLVASWMYNQIDVTLQNKLRNLSKMPKYADQLYDELMSMTQGSDRMQTAFIEMRKFDKMKRSDYNSASEYIEEYQRQYHVLARFKAAPHPSHGLSQVLQNIELEVMKVQFIREEVASLEPKKLTLDKVEEYWRALQAAADMEGVANATYNNNAGRGRGNGRGGRGGNRGGRGGQNNNGHNDDNTQSNKDTNAVEDDTATAKKKKKKGLRKQPADGKDIHEYANEMRNGTQKDDNNMCSFCGFGPHTAKRCAYLSENPPVSWEPSGNLWAYSKAIHRAQRQDGQNNMVVAAANSVDRRNDWLLDTGSDKTLTHDIEDFHTYQLDHPDTAYAYKDYSGNRVVTLGHGQIIVRTALPGRNGKTHSFMTTGYYTQGGHGKLLGMQKLLEEQDISYDTRTKYLTNGEGDIVGYGDTSTGVPYLVSPKDDDDPNEVKSDIDSDSDDEEIGFVNKVTAYEIHRRLGHAGKARIASTLQHAEQLGDDEQYGTEHFDCDACFQGKSKLKISRQPQARVQDVAWKFHVDTQPMKPTGPNGENYWLPVVDDASRLIEGIMLKNKSDAYYKLTAFCEKIKLLTGRYPGIWRMDGGTEFKEFIKWGEKHGMTFEITPPYTAEPNGTVERFGGHINDIQRTMIIDAKMTEEMWPYATDTAIYIYNRLINPKIKISPLTHWRQELEIPNAEPSLKHLKPWGTTAYVHIPKPKRIQARKAAPRAWKGKLVGYEGDGGHVYKVWDPATRKLVVSRDVGFPQPGDDDNDDTGSMLVNGVPTDPKDPGGDNDVVGFMPVSLTQDDEISKPEIKQRQMVRTLPVQTPTRLTVQAPVTPSTIHLPTIYGSASTMPETPQKTIVPPMRQRKLFQSFLPTVGEEPMMTGARITEITNPPTENVPDVIKQKKEDLGRRLQQLSTQVSQLAESMDDVRRDADNIERSASKESDDLTPSPERQRAVYEYPFSSPIQQASVSPSREIISIQSSPDPISQDPATPAPPPPRRSRRANIGIAPDRYHDPEQKHLAVEYEKRDRDIQRTAKRAKAKESGGNNLTEGDGQGSAGPSAMSATADMTMDKAEMSKVDIDEPFLYNGKPLYAKDVDLPSTYKQAQKSPFWPQWLDAMQRQLGDLVAKNTWSLILKPPKAKILPGQWRFTVKSNTRDEVYEFKARWVVCGNFQDKNDGETYAPVVAECMIKIVFTLIAVYGLRWRQVDFTAAYLNASREDVETVYMRQPTGFEYADAEGDKNQWVCTLNQALFGLRDSAFLWNEEMDCKLRQIGFHPLDDDPCVYVKGKGTELTIMMIHVDDFIIAAPTDEDIEKVVNELRQYYDLKDLGEPKQYLNCALHRDYDNCTITMSQEAYIQKVLRTANAGSGWKDTPLPAAWRESPANASNVLDDDSFDQYQSVVGMLNWLAVKTRPDIRFAVTRLQHRLANPTFEDLHAMQHVVKYLRHMPDVGITLGRTQELRFYAHADASHADWEDSKSTEGSIWYFAGSPVMWTTKKQTITANSTTVAEWCALDQPTRDAMWLGKIARSFMLPEQRPIEIHTDNINSQLLLTKKGGKSANRWLDLRWFFVKDAVAQGHVDIRRVDTKKNAADGFTKALAKEQFETFVGLIGMI
- a CDS encoding Mitochondrial inner membrane protein Mitofilin yields the protein MPQRPNEPPTRSSLSPAKMRPRGRSSATATSFIRPDGVPFRQTPPQETDDQANGELEGTTLGGGSLDGDRRTPGRRRTQSSSGFLLDSLPRVRSTMVSLHRPRPLEPPEEKRSVPEPDIVVPKKRSRFPWSRHKQHVPEVTLDDGSSSPISAQKASAPPDRQPSGSSSQPEVPENNVAHSTPGLDRDSIHIVNLALNLNESRKRAASGIPPGSESRRPKSVSQPAVPTVDGYAYSTLARNFQRDSPYPNLSHVSGNCLSQGTLQSLEQSSVINLLPPSAIEDNQNYEFSESTLARAERALNHFDLFHEYMRLLPSLPPLRDAATESKPRKLYRGYNPLQVIRNRKVRYREKCSINAAAEGWHDVERVHQWINEVEQKYNQRVYDQLNCLKLPPFQEGHRYVSIGEHEDVDMMPTSPGSSLRRVSRTSSMKARRPRIDWKISPAELLADAAWLECSTNKTKVVDKDGRKLYPDPSELVIMDTSDDFRVHKQQHLSVEVGDPREAHSSPRTSSSGSHPALAQEFKSVGRGRHRHRFRSHSHSLRSRSASSKRKASRWDHVKVRSGSVSSSSSSDTRPSVDEKHRMSRENIRDHVQRFVDHAHSGSRTSRARSPAVRNADVDRGRTPQPTEPLSVNTKQARRHRKGSFSSAGSLDDRHDPVMSLEGMYSTAPNSPARVGYFPSIAVNLSPPSSRSPSPAKKGLRHKIASRHDRSKSKQADREREQEFELPELEALRQRNLRPSAWTEGVYKLDPSPLPDVVSSSYNDDQGTQDGNRVDGHRSRKGSHLPESKLRGIFKGPGRIAEIVGNEVSKVGDLILKKDADPESRKSSSATTFASDDSDFDDEPRGDKKSGSKGLLRRLPTFTDEPGRLTRRNSQKNSSRSFIPSLPTFTSPLRQDDPSKAAEVTDFGSPGERVSPSRNLDARDSPKRFSLPRSRTLDFNASLHTGRTNRPEIKDPSIPFSLTRPPVTGLANARASPGLSPEGRRSGLSGASRTWSISGRSIHSMPDTGVPGKSEVERTRALLLSSGIKAREITRRAHTPRAPVPHWLQSSMGPGASVPRVTRAGEFDFAAQCLIRRFEHTQHSFQQSMHHFSTSTSSPLRSQLKSLENSVNHSLAPRVRTAANDAEDLCVQLNTTSTLAVKQLSDALDKGLRKRRRRLRWIRRAGFMVLEWALVAMLWWVWLVVMAFKVVRGVFRGAFTGIRWVLWL